From the Hyphomicrobiaceae bacterium genome, the window GCCAGCCGGATCCCCACCGAGTTTCAGCATTTCAACAATATTCAACGAGCTGCGGAGTATTGTGTCCCCGTTCTCGTCGCATACAAGGAGGCACCCATGCGTTTGAATGCTTCCCGGAATATGGATCGGTTCGCGGTCGCAAGTCGTCAGATCAACGTTTTCCGGCATCGATGTACGCCTCTGCGATGCTCAACACCAAATCAAATACTTTACTGCCCGCATGGACGAGGGCCTCCTCGTCGATGTCCTCTGCACTCTCAAGCTCGTTGAGGAACGCGCTCCACCTCGGAGCTTCTGCCGCCTGCCGGGCCAAATGCCTGGCCCCAAAATCGGCGCAAAGCCCCAATGCCTGAACTTGCGAATAAAGAACGCGGGCCCCAAGCCTCGATCCTTCCAATACGTAGAATGTGCCTAGATAATCTTCGCGGCAGTTGCGCAGCTCAAAATCAGTGTTGGGTTGCGCGCGCCCAAGCCGAAGATCGTCGCAGTCCAATTCGATATCCCTCAGCAGCATCTGAGGTTGCAGCGGATATTGAGAGAACCGATGTTCGATCTCTCTCTCGATCACGCTTCGAAACGCGCTTATGACGAGCAGATAGCGGGCATAATCCAACCGGCTCGCCAACGGCACGAGCTTGCTATCCAATGCTGTGTGCGCTGCCTCGGTAGCCTGGCGCAGAGCACGACGTCTTGGACCCATACTTCCTTCACATTTCAAAGCGGCTGCAAACCGCCGTACTGCGAGCTGCGTGTCAGCCCCTCAAGATCGCGCTCCAAAGCAGCGCCTGGACCCAAGTAACAAAATACCACTATTCGGATCACGCGCCAGAGTCTGTTCACTAGTGAACAGACGAATTGTTGTTTTCGTGGGGGGGGGGCGGTCTCCCAATTCAGAGGGGCCGAACAACGAACAAGGGCCGGACCCCATTGCGGTTTGGCAATGAGGTCCGACCCTTGGTGTTTAAGCACGCCGGAACCGGTCGGCACGGGGAGCGCTGCGATCCCGGCGTGCGTCTCAGGCGCTGTGCAAACCCGATCCGCAGCTTGTGGAGGCTCTACTAGCCGACGGAGGCAGGTAGTGCGATGAAGCGCTGAGAGTTCTCATGCTGCACAAGAGCAAGTGTGTGTTTCTTGCCGTTGGCGCCAGCTTCCTTCAGCGCCGTCTTAAGGTCGTGCGCAGAGGAAACCGACTTGCCGGCAATCTTCAAGATCACATCGCCTGCCTGGATACCTGCGTCAGCGGCCTCGCCGTCGGGGTCGACGTTGAGTACTGCCAAGCCATGCTCGCCCGCGCCATCGACGCTGGAAGCCGGAGCAACGGTCATGCCGAGTTTTCCGACGTCGCCTTTATCGCCGCTCTCATCTTGGGCCGAAGCAACCTTTTCATCTTTGTATTCGCCGAGCTCGACCTTGAATGTCTCCGCCTTCTGGTTACGCAGAACAGACAGTGTCACATCATTGTTGGGGGCAAGACCGCCGATAAATTTTGCCAGACCGCGCGCGTCCTTCACGGGCGTGCCGTTGACAGCAGTGATGATATCTCCCGATTTCAGACCGGCCTTCGCTGCAGGACCGTTTGCAAGCGGCTCGGAGATAAGCGCACCGCTGGCTTCCTTGAGGCCGAGGCTGTCTGCGATCTCTTTTGTTACCGGCTGAATCTGCACGCCGAGCCAGCCGCGATCGACGCGACCCTTTTCATGAAGTTGCTCAACGACGGATTTCACCGTCGACGAGGGAATATCGAACGCGATACCGACCGAGCCGCCCGTCGGCGAATAGATTGCGGTATTCACTCCGATCACCTTGCCCTGCAGGTTGAATGTCGGACCGCCGGAATTTCCGCGATTGACCGCGGCATCGATCTGAATGAAGTCGTCATAGGGACCACTACCAAGATCGCGCCCATGGGCCGACACGATACCTGCTGTCACCGAGCCACCGAAGCCATAAGGGTTACCCATCGCAACCACCCAAGAGCCGATCGGAGGCGCGTCGCTCGCCAGTTCCACGAACGGGAAATCGTCGCGGCCTGAAACCTTCAGCAACGCGAGGTCGGTCTTGCTATCGGTCCCTATGACCTTTGCCGGCAACTGCGTGCCATCATCCATAATGATCTCGACATCGACTGCTTTGTCGACGACGTGATTGTTGGTGACGATGTAGCCGTCATTGGAAATGAAAAAACCTGAACCAAGCGCCTGGCTCATTTTGGGCTGCTGACCATTGCCGCCCTCACCATTCTGTCCGTTGTTGTTCTCGCCATATTGATTGAAGAACTTTTCGAACGGAGTGCCCTCGAAGGGATTTCCCTTGGGGAAATTTACCATTTGCTGCTCCGCAGGCGCTTTAACGCGCACCGACACGACGGCGGGCTTCACGGCCTGAGTGAGGGAAGCAAAGTCCGGCAGATTGGCTGCGGTCTGTCCGGCCTTTTGAGAAAGATCGGTGGCTTGAGCTGATGCCTGAGGCCAAGGCTTTCCAGCTTCGGCCCGGACTTCCCACGCGGCGGTCGTTCCCACTAGAAAAGCGCATGCTGCTACGCTCATGAGAAGTCTGGACGCAAGCGCCGTTTTAGCAGGGCGCGCTGACGTAGCGTGCTCATCATTGTTCGTCATTTTGCAATCTCCTGGGTCTTTGAGGATCGAAAGAGCGCCGGGAGGGA encodes:
- a CDS encoding Do family serine endopeptidase, whose translation is MTNNDEHATSARPAKTALASRLLMSVAACAFLVGTTAAWEVRAEAGKPWPQASAQATDLSQKAGQTAANLPDFASLTQAVKPAVVSVRVKAPAEQQMVNFPKGNPFEGTPFEKFFNQYGENNNGQNGEGGNGQQPKMSQALGSGFFISNDGYIVTNNHVVDKAVDVEIIMDDGTQLPAKVIGTDSKTDLALLKVSGRDDFPFVELASDAPPIGSWVVAMGNPYGFGGSVTAGIVSAHGRDLGSGPYDDFIQIDAAVNRGNSGGPTFNLQGKVIGVNTAIYSPTGGSVGIAFDIPSSTVKSVVEQLHEKGRVDRGWLGVQIQPVTKEIADSLGLKEASGALISEPLANGPAAKAGLKSGDIITAVNGTPVKDARGLAKFIGGLAPNNDVTLSVLRNQKAETFKVELGEYKDEKVASAQDESGDKGDVGKLGMTVAPASSVDGAGEHGLAVLNVDPDGEAADAGIQAGDVILKIAGKSVSSAHDLKTALKEAGANGKKHTLALVQHENSQRFIALPASVG
- a CDS encoding biliverdin-producing heme oxygenase is translated as MGPRRRALRQATEAAHTALDSKLVPLASRLDYARYLLVISAFRSVIEREIEHRFSQYPLQPQMLLRDIELDCDDLRLGRAQPNTDFELRNCREDYLGTFYVLEGSRLGARVLYSQVQALGLCADFGARHLARQAAEAPRWSAFLNELESAEDIDEEALVHAGSKVFDLVLSIAEAYIDAGKR